One window of Vitis riparia cultivar Riparia Gloire de Montpellier isolate 1030 chromosome 5, EGFV_Vit.rip_1.0, whole genome shotgun sequence genomic DNA carries:
- the LOC117915184 gene encoding uncharacterized protein LOC117915184 — protein sequence MQHEKEKPPANKGRERLFPSPTLLSVLLAASAQSRCTALVCSCYAPSRNSGNTIQDNKKKKQSGAEGEVDNHELQGQGDSTGSCGSDGPLKSNLKKTTLVLGENQLRTAKRKVTWPDSQGKDIAHVQEFEPSVLEDGELEGVRNSCICAIQ from the exons AGGGCAGAGAGAGGTTGTTCCCAAGTCCCACCTTGTTGTCTGTACTCCTGGCGGCGTCGGCGCAAAGCAGGTGCACTGCTTTGGTGTGCTCTTGCTATGCACCATCAAGGAATTCTGGCAACACCATCCAggacaacaagaagaagaagcaatCAGGGGCAGAAGGAGAAGTTGATAATCATGAATTACAAGGTCAAGGCGACAGTACTGGGAGCTGTGGGTCTGATGGGCCTCTCAAGAGCAATCTCAAGAAAACTACATTAGTACTGGGGGAGAATCAGCTGAGGACAGCAAAGAGGAAAGTTACTTGGCCTGATTCTCAGGGTAAAGATATTGCTCATGTCCAAGAATTCGAACCCAG TGTGTTGGAAGATGGGGAACTTGAGGGAGTTAGGAACTCCTGCATTTGCGCAATTCAATGA